In one window of Borrelia anserina Es DNA:
- a CDS encoding HAD family hydrolase: MNIKACIFDMDGTLINSIMDIAFSMNFALKKLGYKEIKTDEFNTLVGRGYSKLVENTLEYLNINLDDKNIKDNLYQEFVKAYNQNISYRTRAYDGIPELLRKLNSLNIPIGILSNKNHEELLIISKDIFKDINFFEVRGYSQRFEAKPDPANALDMIIELNLTPQEIAYIGDSDIDMITAQNAGFLPIGVSWGFRTIEELKASGAKYILNNPSELLEIIK, translated from the coding sequence ATGAATATCAAAGCTTGCATCTTTGACATGGATGGGACTTTAATAAACAGTATCATGGATATTGCCTTCTCAATGAACTTTGCCCTAAAAAAATTAGGGTATAAAGAAATTAAAACAGATGAATTTAACACACTTGTTGGAAGAGGGTATTCTAAATTAGTAGAGAATACCTTAGAATATCTTAACATAAACTTAGATGACAAAAATATCAAAGATAATCTCTATCAAGAATTTGTCAAAGCATACAATCAAAATATTTCCTACCGAACAAGAGCATATGATGGCATACCAGAACTTTTAAGAAAACTAAACTCACTTAATATCCCTATTGGAATATTAAGCAACAAAAATCATGAAGAACTACTAATAATATCAAAAGACATATTTAAAGACATAAATTTCTTTGAAGTGAGAGGATACTCTCAAAGATTTGAGGCAAAACCAGATCCTGCAAATGCTCTAGACATGATAATAGAATTAAATCTTACACCACAAGAAATAGCATACATAGGAGACAGCGATATTGATATGATAACTGCTCAGAATGCTGGATTTTTGCCTATAGGCGTCTCATGGGGATTTAGAACAATAGAAGAATTAAAAGCAAGCGGAGCAAAATATATATTAAACAATCCATCTGAGCTCCTAGAAATAATCAAATGA
- a CDS encoding ABC transporter ATP-binding protein → MRDILILDKVTKRYGGFIANDNICMSFKEGEIHAILGENGAGKTTLMKIIYGIHRPDSGQIFLRGSELKLKDSSESIRNGIGMVFQHFMLIPKFTAVQNIILGYEDSRFGFINYNRAREKIFNLSERYGLKVDIDRPIENLSVGMGQKIEILKVLYRNADIIIFDEPTAVLTSSEINEFMNVLKMLAVEGHTIILITHKIKEIKAVAKKCTIMRLGKVVGTFDVADTDEKMLTKLMIGKGTFLDMSKRRFIDRTNVLEIRDLNVKDERGVLKVKNISFDLREGEIFGIAGIEGSGQEELVEAILGIRDIFSGDIIKKIDGKFESIKGLSVKQIIDKKIGYIPSDRQKHGLILDFNILQNIGIKSFDDANYLQMKSSGIYNGKFEFLNTVKKQFVGFNLTVLKKISEQLAVSFDIRPRDISSKVKDLSGGNQQKVIVAREINLKPEVLLAVQPTRGLDVGAIENIYKKMMEQRDAGMTILLVSLELDELISVCDRIAVMYDGGVVGVLESDFDVDVIGKMMIGII, encoded by the coding sequence ATGAGGGACATATTAATTTTAGATAAAGTTACTAAGCGATATGGTGGCTTTATTGCTAATGATAATATTTGTATGAGTTTTAAAGAGGGGGAAATACATGCAATCCTTGGTGAAAATGGTGCTGGCAAAACCACTTTAATGAAAATTATTTATGGAATTCACAGACCCGATAGCGGACAAATTTTTTTAAGAGGAAGTGAACTAAAACTTAAAGATTCAAGTGAATCTATTCGTAATGGTATTGGGATGGTTTTTCAACATTTTATGTTGATTCCGAAATTTACAGCTGTGCAAAATATTATTTTAGGATATGAGGATTCAAGATTTGGCTTTATTAATTATAATCGTGCAAGAGAGAAGATATTTAACCTTTCTGAAAGGTATGGTTTAAAAGTAGATATTGATAGGCCTATTGAAAATTTGAGTGTTGGGATGGGACAGAAGATAGAAATACTTAAAGTTCTCTATCGGAATGCAGATATTATTATTTTTGATGAACCTACAGCAGTTCTTACATCTAGTGAGATTAATGAATTTATGAATGTTTTAAAAATGTTAGCTGTAGAAGGGCATACTATAATACTTATTACACATAAAATAAAAGAAATAAAGGCTGTGGCTAAAAAGTGTACAATTATGCGTCTTGGAAAAGTGGTTGGAACTTTTGATGTTGCTGATACGGATGAGAAGATGCTTACTAAATTGATGATAGGCAAAGGTACTTTTCTTGATATGTCTAAAAGACGTTTTATTGATCGCACAAACGTTCTTGAAATTAGAGATTTAAATGTTAAAGATGAACGGGGTGTTTTGAAAGTTAAGAATATTAGTTTTGATCTTAGAGAAGGTGAAATTTTTGGGATAGCTGGGATTGAAGGAAGTGGTCAAGAAGAATTAGTCGAAGCAATTCTTGGCATTAGAGATATCTTTAGCGGAGATATAATTAAGAAGATTGATGGAAAATTTGAGTCAATCAAAGGTCTTAGTGTTAAACAAATAATAGATAAGAAAATTGGCTACATTCCATCTGATAGACAAAAACATGGTCTTATTTTAGACTTTAATATTTTACAAAATATTGGAATTAAGAGTTTTGATGATGCAAATTATTTACAAATGAAGAGTAGTGGTATATATAATGGTAAGTTTGAGTTTTTAAATACTGTTAAGAAACAGTTTGTTGGTTTTAATTTAACTGTTCTTAAGAAAATAAGTGAGCAACTTGCAGTTTCTTTTGATATTAGACCAAGAGATATTTCGAGCAAAGTCAAAGATCTGTCTGGCGGTAATCAACAGAAGGTAATTGTTGCTCGTGAGATTAATTTGAAACCCGAAGTTCTCTTAGCAGTTCAACCTACAAGGGGACTTGATGTAGGTGCTATTGAAAATATTTATAAAAAAATGATGGAGCAGAGGGATGCAGGAATGACAATTCTTCTTGTATCTCTTGAACTTGATGAACTTATTAGTGTTTGTGATAGAATAGCTGTAATGTATGATGGAGGAGTTGTCGGTGTTTTGGAGAGTGATTTTGATGTTGATGTTATTGGCAAGATGATGATAGGTATAATATAA
- a CDS encoding ABC transporter permease has product MLNTLIFLLSETLVNSQVLVLAGLGGLISERSGIVNVGLEGTMALGAFVGATVSYFYGSPLFALFVGGFSGFCLAILHAVFTIFLKSNQIITGMAINFLGPAIAMLFGTFIFGSASTPPIDIKLPILFEGILDKRSVIFQVFGKRYSFYIAIMCVVLFHGIFEYTKIGLRIKASGEEPEVLESLGVNVIMIRFFCVLLSGFFAGFSGAVLSTVIASSYMQGIVGGQGFIAIVMLIFGNWQPFGILIGSLLFSFVRTLVVVMSQVSFFSLVIPLKILIILPYFIVLLSLMFFAKNNYAPKALGLHYKRD; this is encoded by the coding sequence ATGTTAAATACATTAATATTTTTGCTTAGTGAAACCCTGGTGAATTCTCAGGTCTTAGTTTTAGCTGGTCTTGGGGGGCTTATAAGTGAGAGGAGTGGAATAGTCAATGTAGGTCTTGAAGGTACAATGGCTCTTGGGGCATTTGTTGGTGCTACAGTTTCATATTTTTATGGTAGTCCATTATTTGCACTTTTTGTTGGGGGTTTTTCAGGGTTTTGTCTTGCTATTCTTCATGCTGTTTTTACTATTTTTCTTAAATCGAATCAGATAATAACTGGTATGGCTATTAATTTTTTGGGACCTGCTATTGCAATGTTATTTGGAACTTTTATTTTCGGTTCTGCTTCAACTCCCCCAATAGATATTAAATTACCCATACTTTTTGAGGGAATTTTAGATAAAAGGTCTGTTATATTTCAGGTTTTTGGTAAGAGATATTCATTCTATATTGCGATAATGTGTGTTGTTCTTTTTCATGGTATATTTGAATATACCAAAATTGGACTTAGAATTAAGGCTAGTGGTGAGGAGCCAGAAGTTTTAGAATCTCTTGGAGTTAATGTCATTATGATTAGGTTTTTTTGTGTCCTTCTAAGTGGTTTCTTTGCAGGATTTTCTGGTGCAGTGCTTTCTACTGTGATTGCTTCAAGTTATATGCAAGGAATTGTTGGTGGGCAAGGTTTTATTGCCATTGTTATGTTAATTTTTGGAAATTGGCAACCTTTTGGAATTTTGATAGGTAGCTTGTTATTTTCTTTTGTAAGAACTTTAGTTGTTGTAATGTCTCAAGTTTCTTTTTTTTCTTTAGTTATTCCTCTTAAGATATTAATTATTTTGCCTTATTTTATTGTGCTTTTGAGTCTTATGTTTTTTGCAAAAAATAATTATGCTCCTAAAGCTTTAGGTTTACATTATAAAAGAGATTGA
- a CDS encoding methyl-accepting chemotaxis protein, producing MLKIKHRFVGSLFLCLLITILFFSLIFKFILGNYLERYYKQVTRAQVRRAAFAMQALLDTFYIIIDGASSNLALETMDEYLNIKNGGQMVSEVELDRLRENSKLVLNAVKGNKKYRNRLYDILWDLKLDTFYEEFAFLDFEGKVIVTTRHENNMDFGQSESDTGYFKRSMEDYEKSKLDFVGWYPSLNEGIAREVAVRSHYEDKKAAAIVVPVHSAEDKVFLGYLVGYLLDDIIRDKLDRSRFGFYNRGNLFYLDPYNTLVNPLLEYNESSQLNARFISLLNDTLSKSPKQPSVSTEVPVYEIERAYHQDMGLYHYCALLPISSELGSNSGILVARIPYEDIYGVINSLAFKFIACSILGIIMLSIILSLRIGFVISSRLNLVRNLVKELVRGNLDKSYVIGNDKYSDELSLLGLQIVKMRDAIADAITSVFRNINYVNKASVEVANSSQNLSSSALQQASTLEEMSANIEQISAGVKLSANNSQETERIALITNENAQIGGKAVEESVVAMHAIVEKVSVIEEIARKTNLLALNAAIEAARAGEEGKGFAVVASEIRKLADLSKESALEISELVEKNSRLATEAGLIFKDMLPEIEKTTNLVKKISEGSYKQNEQIIQFKTALDQVGEVVQASASSSEELSSMADRMLEKAKELKQVISFFKVKDFDIDASDELKAVKDEFVTTEGYTCLDMAGNPSLKDNQGDMHDDLNVSYKSINKRVDPKKAIDIADKDLDFDEDFSDF from the coding sequence ATGTTGAAAATTAAGCATAGGTTTGTTGGATCTTTGTTCTTATGTTTATTGATAACTATATTATTTTTTTCTTTGATTTTTAAGTTTATTTTGGGTAATTATTTAGAACGTTACTATAAGCAAGTTACAAGAGCTCAAGTAAGGCGTGCTGCTTTTGCTATGCAAGCTTTGTTGGATACATTTTATATCATAATTGACGGTGCAAGTTCTAATTTAGCTCTTGAGACTATGGATGAATATTTGAATATTAAAAATGGTGGACAGATGGTTTCAGAAGTCGAATTAGACAGGCTTAGAGAAAATTCTAAGCTAGTTCTTAATGCTGTTAAGGGAAATAAGAAATATAGAAATCGGTTGTATGATATATTGTGGGATTTAAAACTTGATACGTTTTATGAAGAGTTTGCATTTCTTGATTTTGAAGGTAAGGTAATTGTTACTACAAGACATGAGAATAATATGGACTTTGGTCAATCTGAGTCAGATACTGGGTATTTTAAAAGATCTATGGAAGATTATGAAAAAAGTAAATTAGATTTTGTTGGCTGGTATCCTAGTCTTAATGAAGGAATAGCAAGGGAAGTTGCTGTTAGATCTCACTATGAGGATAAAAAAGCTGCTGCCATAGTTGTTCCTGTGCATTCGGCAGAAGATAAAGTTTTTCTTGGCTACTTAGTAGGTTATTTACTTGACGACATTATAAGGGATAAATTAGATAGATCTAGATTTGGTTTTTATAATAGAGGAAATTTGTTTTATTTGGATCCGTATAACACTCTTGTTAATCCTTTATTGGAATATAATGAGAGTTCTCAACTTAATGCTAGATTTATTTCACTTTTAAATGATACATTGTCCAAGTCTCCTAAGCAACCTTCTGTGTCAACCGAGGTTCCAGTTTATGAGATTGAAAGAGCATATCATCAAGATATGGGGTTGTATCACTATTGTGCCCTGTTGCCTATTAGTAGCGAGCTTGGGAGTAATAGTGGAATTCTCGTTGCCAGAATCCCTTATGAAGATATTTATGGGGTTATTAACAGTTTAGCTTTTAAGTTTATTGCATGTTCTATTTTGGGAATTATTATGTTGAGCATTATTCTTTCATTAAGGATAGGGTTCGTTATTAGTTCTAGATTAAATTTAGTTAGAAATTTAGTAAAAGAGCTAGTACGAGGAAATTTAGATAAATCGTATGTTATTGGTAATGATAAGTATTCTGATGAGTTGAGTTTATTAGGTTTACAAATTGTTAAGATGAGAGATGCTATTGCAGATGCCATTACAAGTGTTTTCAGGAATATTAATTATGTTAATAAGGCAAGCGTTGAAGTTGCTAATTCAAGTCAAAATTTAAGTTCTAGTGCATTACAGCAAGCTTCAACACTTGAAGAGATGTCAGCCAACATTGAACAGATATCAGCTGGAGTTAAATTGAGTGCAAACAATTCCCAGGAAACAGAACGAATTGCTTTAATTACTAATGAGAATGCTCAAATAGGGGGTAAGGCTGTTGAAGAGTCTGTTGTAGCTATGCATGCCATTGTTGAGAAGGTTAGTGTTATTGAAGAGATAGCTAGAAAAACTAATTTGCTTGCTTTAAATGCAGCTATTGAAGCTGCAAGAGCAGGAGAGGAAGGCAAGGGATTTGCTGTTGTAGCAAGTGAAATTAGGAAGCTTGCTGATCTTAGTAAGGAGTCTGCCCTTGAGATTAGTGAATTAGTAGAAAAAAATTCTAGGTTGGCAACAGAAGCTGGATTAATATTTAAGGATATGTTACCTGAAATAGAAAAGACCACTAATCTTGTTAAGAAGATTTCTGAGGGAAGTTACAAACAAAATGAGCAGATCATACAGTTTAAAACGGCCCTTGATCAAGTTGGAGAAGTTGTTCAAGCTTCAGCATCAAGTAGTGAAGAACTTTCAAGTATGGCTGATAGGATGCTTGAAAAGGCTAAAGAGCTTAAACAGGTAATATCTTTTTTCAAAGTTAAAGATTTTGATATTGATGCTTCTGATGAACTAAAAGCTGTTAAGGATGAATTTGTGACTACCGAAGGGTATACCTGTTTGGATATGGCAGGTAATCCATCTTTAAAAGATAATCAAGGTGATATGCATGATGATTTAAATGTGAGTTATAAGTCTATTAATAAAAGGGTAGATCCTAAAAAAGCTATTGATATTGCCGATAAGGATTTAGATTTTGATGAGGACTTTTCAGATTTTTAG
- a CDS encoding methyl-accepting chemotaxis protein, with translation MKLKVRILLLVSILISIFISILFFIFGMLINSNLVAQQLDLMKNLIGNVKHSLTIYLSSMEERVKINSMYLDSLDRFESIAKSKPRRMEAILDQIEILLKTGRGNNLMIVDKKGEIVFTTAVKDNSDYGISIADKKYFLELSQTSSIYNSSVLLADAGSVEEVLVKDVSSIRNKSGQIPYLLIGIPLRDHDTDVIFGYYMVFYAIDYLYNSFKGISFGTLGSGRVMVFDQTGQFLIHHTWFPGDNLVNINPYYDSVVKGISEDLLQKKKEISLRRYVDPKGQEFVGFAQEVKCRLSNYPFMVYLRANVHDFYYMTRLTTLILGISFVVTLVFLGLVTIYLVGKLGAVLNGILSHSERLASGDFTVSDYSLKWETLELYGLYEDLGLLRSNFSSVARGVIENLDYLYENSIQIANASQNLSSGAVEQASTLEQMTANIEQISQGVTENTDNASTTESIAVNTNKKTKDGHQSVIKAIEAMEVITDKISIIDEITRQTNLLALNASIEAARVGDKGKGFEVVAAEVRKLADQSKESAREIIDIAHKSLTIAGKAGNNFEQIVPGMEETAKLVKNITRESSNQSNQIEQFKSAIEQVSQLVQTTASSSEELSAMSEKMLESVKHLKESVDYFKIDK, from the coding sequence CTGAAGCTGAAAGTTAGGATATTACTTCTTGTTAGTATTCTTATCTCAATTTTTATTTCTATATTGTTTTTTATATTTGGAATGTTAATTAACTCTAATTTAGTGGCTCAGCAGTTAGATCTTATGAAAAATCTTATTGGAAATGTTAAACATTCTTTAACAATTTATCTCTCTTCAATGGAAGAAAGGGTAAAAATTAATTCAATGTATTTGGACTCTTTAGATAGGTTTGAATCCATTGCTAAAAGTAAACCTAGGAGAATGGAAGCTATTTTGGATCAAATTGAGATATTACTTAAAACAGGTAGAGGCAATAACTTGATGATAGTTGATAAGAAAGGAGAAATAGTGTTTACTACTGCTGTTAAAGATAATAGTGATTATGGTATTTCTATTGCAGATAAAAAATATTTTCTTGAGTTAAGTCAAACTAGTTCTATTTATAACTCTTCTGTTCTTTTGGCAGATGCTGGTTCTGTTGAAGAGGTTTTGGTGAAAGATGTGTCTAGTATAAGAAATAAGTCAGGACAGATTCCTTATTTGTTAATAGGCATTCCTTTAAGGGATCATGATACCGATGTTATTTTTGGTTATTATATGGTCTTTTATGCGATAGATTATCTTTATAATTCATTTAAAGGTATTAGTTTTGGAACATTAGGTAGTGGTAGGGTTATGGTATTTGATCAAACAGGTCAGTTTCTTATTCATCATACTTGGTTCCCTGGTGATAACTTAGTTAATATTAATCCTTACTATGATAGTGTGGTTAAGGGTATTTCTGAGGACTTGCTGCAGAAGAAGAAAGAAATCAGCTTAAGACGTTATGTTGATCCTAAGGGACAGGAATTTGTCGGATTTGCACAAGAAGTAAAATGTCGTTTGTCTAATTACCCGTTTATGGTATATTTAAGAGCTAATGTTCATGATTTTTATTATATGACTAGGCTTACTACTTTGATTTTAGGAATAAGTTTTGTGGTTACTTTAGTTTTTCTTGGATTAGTTACTATTTATCTTGTAGGCAAACTTGGTGCTGTTTTAAATGGAATTTTAAGTCATTCTGAAAGGCTTGCTTCTGGGGATTTTACTGTTTCAGATTATTCTTTAAAGTGGGAAACGTTAGAGCTGTATGGATTATATGAGGATTTGGGACTTTTGAGGTCTAATTTTTCATCTGTTGCAAGAGGAGTTATTGAGAATCTTGATTATCTTTATGAAAATTCAATTCAGATAGCAAATGCAAGTCAGAATTTGAGTTCTGGGGCAGTTGAGCAAGCATCTACATTAGAACAGATGACAGCAAATATTGAGCAGATATCTCAAGGTGTAACTGAGAATACTGATAATGCATCTACTACTGAGAGTATTGCTGTTAACACTAATAAAAAAACCAAAGATGGGCATCAATCTGTTATTAAAGCCATTGAGGCGATGGAAGTTATTACGGATAAAATAAGTATTATTGATGAGATAACAAGGCAAACCAATTTACTTGCTTTGAATGCTTCCATTGAGGCTGCTAGAGTAGGGGATAAGGGTAAAGGATTTGAAGTTGTTGCTGCTGAGGTTAGGAAGCTTGCTGATCAAAGTAAGGAGTCTGCTAGAGAAATTATTGATATTGCACATAAGAGTTTGACTATTGCAGGTAAAGCAGGTAATAATTTTGAACAGATTGTTCCTGGAATGGAAGAAACAGCTAAGCTTGTTAAGAATATTACTCGTGAGAGTTCTAACCAGAGTAATCAAATCGAACAATTTAAGAGTGCAATAGAACAAGTTAGTCAATTGGTTCAAACAACAGCATCAAGTAGCGAGGAACTCTCAGCAATGTCTGAAAAAATGTTGGAAAGTGTTAAGCATTTAAAGGAATCAGTCGATTACTTTAAGATTGATAAATAA
- the mnmA gene encoding tRNA 2-thiouridine(34) synthase MnmA, with the protein MKIAVLLSGGVDSSVALYKMIQKGHKNIKCYYLKIWLEDELSYLGNCPWEEDIRYVKAVCEKFNVPYEIISLQEEYYKRVVNYAIEELKIGNTPSPDIFCNQRIKFGAFFEKINEHYDLIVTGHYAKIENQNNNYILKQAKDKIKDQSYFLSHLSREQISKLYFPLGDLLKTEIRQIAHKIDLPNKNRKDSQGICFLGKIKYDEFIKYHLGELKGNIVEQETGKILGTHNGYWFFTIGQRKGIKLSHGPWFVTEKDIQNNIIYISNSTNYLKQGKQQFLVHQINWINKPLNNEDLKVKIRHGEKKIKCKTETLKNNIIKVNLEEKDYGISPGQFCIFYQEDECLGGAKILKTLI; encoded by the coding sequence ATGAAAATAGCAGTACTTCTATCCGGTGGAGTGGACAGCTCTGTAGCTCTTTATAAAATGATACAAAAAGGCCATAAAAATATAAAATGTTATTATTTAAAAATTTGGCTTGAAGACGAACTCTCCTACCTAGGAAATTGTCCTTGGGAAGAAGATATCCGTTATGTAAAGGCTGTATGTGAAAAATTCAATGTACCATATGAAATCATTAGCTTGCAAGAAGAGTATTATAAAAGAGTGGTAAATTATGCTATTGAAGAATTAAAAATAGGTAATACCCCAAGTCCAGATATATTTTGCAACCAAAGAATAAAATTTGGTGCATTCTTTGAAAAGATAAATGAACATTATGATTTAATAGTCACAGGACACTATGCCAAAATAGAAAATCAAAATAACAATTACATACTTAAACAAGCTAAAGACAAAATAAAAGATCAAAGCTATTTTTTATCTCATCTCTCTAGAGAACAAATATCAAAATTGTACTTCCCATTAGGAGACCTATTAAAAACTGAAATAAGACAAATAGCACACAAAATAGATTTACCCAATAAAAATAGAAAAGACAGTCAAGGAATTTGCTTTCTTGGAAAGATTAAATATGATGAATTTATAAAATACCACTTAGGAGAACTTAAAGGTAATATCGTCGAACAAGAAACAGGCAAAATACTCGGGACACATAATGGATATTGGTTTTTTACAATTGGACAAAGAAAAGGCATCAAGCTCAGCCATGGACCATGGTTTGTTACAGAAAAGGATATTCAAAATAACATCATTTACATCTCAAACAGTACAAATTACTTGAAACAAGGAAAACAACAATTTCTAGTGCACCAAATAAACTGGATAAACAAACCATTAAATAACGAAGACTTAAAAGTCAAAATAAGACATGGAGAAAAGAAAATAAAATGCAAAACAGAAACACTAAAAAACAATATTATAAAAGTCAATCTAGAAGAAAAAGACTATGGAATTTCACCAGGACAATTTTGCATATTTTATCAAGAAGATGAGTGCCTAGGAGGAGCTAAAATCCTTAAAACATTAATATAA
- a CDS encoding hydroxymethylglutaryl-CoA synthase, with translation MRVGISDIRVFLPLNCLDLNVLLSNSLYNSNENFFRKFNRAIDATLQKSFRFTSLNEDSVTMASSAVKLIFDNNNLKLDKMKIFLGGTETGVDYSKSISSYVYGALKLAGIDLKNHFLTFQAQHACAGSALALYSAASVLSHLDKSEYGIVFSSDIAHYGNLTTAEITQGAGATAVLIEQNPKVLSINLSEFGVYTDDVDDFFRPFGSLVAKVKGRYSIECYNKANEEALADFAYKKNMSIKDLFSKYRFILHVPFAKMPIDSMHYVLKKYYSEDESERNAYLESIDFYDSVEASKEVGNLYTGSIFLSLMSYLKRVFAKKDISGEKILFCSYGSGNIMVIYELTVEENAHCVVKTWDIDRILSVKHNASFDEYRDFFENRIVPGESQGFYLKEIREDGYRVYGYRA, from the coding sequence ATGAGGGTAGGTATTAGTGATATTAGAGTTTTTTTACCTTTAAATTGTTTAGATTTGAATGTTCTTTTAAGTAATTCTTTATATAATTCTAATGAAAATTTTTTTAGAAAGTTTAATAGGGCAATTGATGCAACACTCCAGAAATCATTTAGGTTTACAAGTCTTAATGAAGATAGTGTTACAATGGCTAGTTCTGCTGTTAAGCTAATTTTTGATAATAATAATCTTAAGTTAGATAAGATGAAGATATTTTTAGGTGGTACTGAAACGGGGGTAGATTATTCAAAGTCAATTTCATCTTATGTTTATGGAGCTTTAAAATTGGCTGGCATTGATTTAAAAAATCATTTCTTAACTTTTCAAGCTCAGCATGCATGTGCGGGTTCTGCACTTGCTTTGTATAGTGCTGCGAGTGTTTTGAGTCATTTAGATAAGTCTGAATATGGTATAGTATTTTCTAGTGATATTGCACATTATGGTAATCTAACTACAGCAGAGATTACTCAAGGAGCTGGCGCAACAGCAGTTCTTATTGAGCAGAATCCAAAAGTTTTATCTATTAATTTATCTGAATTTGGGGTTTATACTGATGATGTTGATGATTTCTTTAGGCCATTTGGTAGTCTTGTGGCTAAAGTAAAGGGGCGTTATTCTATTGAATGCTATAATAAGGCTAATGAGGAGGCTTTGGCAGATTTTGCATATAAGAAAAATATGAGCATTAAAGATTTATTTTCTAAGTATAGGTTTATTTTACATGTACCTTTTGCAAAAATGCCTATAGATTCAATGCATTATGTTTTAAAGAAATATTATAGTGAAGATGAATCTGAACGAAATGCTTATTTAGAATCAATAGATTTTTATGATTCTGTCGAGGCTTCTAAAGAAGTGGGCAATTTATATACAGGATCAATATTTTTATCTTTAATGTCTTATTTAAAGCGAGTATTTGCCAAAAAGGATATTAGTGGAGAGAAGATACTTTTTTGTTCTTATGGATCTGGTAATATTATGGTTATTTATGAACTTACAGTTGAAGAGAATGCTCATTGTGTTGTTAAGACTTGGGATATTGACAGAATACTTTCAGTAAAGCATAATGCATCTTTTGATGAGTATAGAGATTTTTTTGAGAATAGAATTGTCCCTGGTGAATCCCAAGGCTTTTATTTAAAGGAGATCAGAGAAGATGGGTACCGGGTTTATGGGTATCGAGCCTAA
- the fni gene encoding type 2 isopentenyl-diphosphate Delta-isomerase produces the protein MGIEPNILTNKKRHIEICLSKEDVSKSDNLLNFVNLKHDALSDLDFYEIDTSDSIFGYSIAMPIFISSMTGGVKEGNKFNKVLVKIANDLRIPMGLGSFKLLFKYPEYVKDFSLRKYADNIPLFSNIGAVQLRELGIFEIIEMSKRLEVDAVIVHLNSGQELMNLRGERNFKGIKHSIAKLCSVSSLPVIVKETGFGISPDSVIRLLDLGVSYVDLAGSGGTNWVLVEGIKEENLGVASCFSNWGISSVLTLLSIKDSYKNRIFASGGYETGMDIAKGIALGAKLVGIASVILRTFHAGGEDALYKLFKDYEYVLRMSMLLSNSIDLAQFRLNKYFLSHPLLFNVKNFKDFYET, from the coding sequence ATGGGTATCGAGCCTAATATCTTAACTAATAAGAAGCGGCATATTGAGATTTGTTTAAGTAAAGAGGATGTTAGTAAAAGTGATAATCTTTTAAATTTTGTTAATTTAAAGCATGATGCACTTAGTGATCTTGATTTTTATGAAATAGATACGAGCGATAGTATATTTGGTTATAGTATTGCTATGCCTATTTTTATCTCATCAATGACAGGAGGCGTTAAAGAAGGTAATAAATTTAATAAGGTACTTGTTAAGATAGCAAATGATTTAAGAATTCCAATGGGTTTGGGATCCTTTAAGCTTTTATTTAAATATCCTGAATATGTTAAAGATTTTTCCTTAAGGAAGTATGCTGATAATATTCCTTTATTTTCAAATATTGGTGCTGTTCAGTTAAGAGAATTAGGAATTTTTGAAATAATTGAGATGAGTAAGAGACTCGAGGTTGATGCTGTAATCGTGCATTTAAATTCAGGTCAGGAATTGATGAATTTGAGAGGGGAGAGAAACTTTAAAGGCATTAAGCACTCAATTGCTAAGCTTTGCTCTGTTTCAAGTTTGCCAGTAATTGTGAAAGAAACGGGTTTTGGGATTTCCCCCGATTCTGTTATCAGATTACTAGATCTTGGAGTTTCTTATGTTGATCTTGCTGGTAGTGGAGGGACTAACTGGGTTTTAGTTGAAGGAATTAAAGAAGAAAATTTGGGAGTTGCATCTTGTTTTTCTAATTGGGGTATATCTTCTGTTTTGACATTACTGAGTATTAAAGATTCTTATAAAAATAGGATTTTTGCATCAGGAGGATATGAAACTGGGATGGATATTGCTAAAGGTATTGCTCTTGGGGCTAAGTTAGTGGGTATTGCATCAGTCATTCTTAGGACTTTTCATGCAGGGGGTGAAGATGCTTTATATAAACTTTTCAAAGATTATGAATACGTTTTAAGGATGTCTATGCTTTTAAGTAATAGTATAGATTTAGCACAGTTTAGGTTAAATAAATATTTTTTAAGTCATCCTTTGCTATTTAATGTTAAAAATTTTAAAGATTTTTATGAAACTTAG